The following proteins are encoded in a genomic region of Amyelois transitella isolate CPQ chromosome 14, ilAmyTran1.1, whole genome shotgun sequence:
- the LOC106132294 gene encoding spermidine synthase, with amino-acid sequence MNTLKTNWFSESCEMWPGATFSFEVKKVLHEEKSQFQQIHVFDTTSLGRVLVLDGIIQCTQKDEFSYQEMISFLPLCAHKNPEKVLIVGGGDGGVAREVAKHPKVKEIVQVEIDAKVIEVSKKYLPFMAVGFDSEKLTLHVGDGFEFLKSHKEEFDVIITDSSDPIGPAVQLFEENYFSLMKKALRPGGIVCSQAGTIWNDIDIVTSTLRYCKNQFAVAAYAYASVPTYPSGQIGFVIGSLDGTTKLDTPNLVFSREEEKAMNLRYYNSDIHKAAFVLPTHVKYLLA; translated from the exons atgaatactttaaaaacaaactggTTTTCTGAATCTTGCGAGATGTGGCCAGGGGCCACTTTTTCATTTGAGGTGAAGAAGGTTCTTCACGAGGAGAAGTCCCAGTTCCAACAGATCCATGTGTTTGATACAACAAGCCTTGGCAGGGTGCTCGTTCTTGATGGTATCATACAGTGCACTCAGAAAGATGAGTTTTCTTACCAG gAAATGATATCATTTTTACCCTTATGTGCCCATAAAAACCCAGAAAAGGTGCTCATTGTTGGTGGTGGTGATGGTGGGGTTGCCAGAGAAGTGGCAAAACACCCGAAAGTTAAGGAAATTGTACAG GTAGAAATCGACGCGAAAGTCATAGAAGTGTCCAAGAAGTACCTACCGTTCATGGCTGTCGGTTTCGACAGTGAGAAACTGACGCTTCACGTCGGCGACGGCTTCGAGTTCCTCAAAAGCCACAAGGAGGAGTTTGACGTCATAATCACCGACAGCAGCGACCCTATCGGACCGGCCGTGCAACTATTCGAAGAGAACTACTTCTCACTAATGAAAAAGGCTCTGAGACCAGGCGGCATCGTCTGCTCCCAAGCTGGAACTATATGGAACGACATCGACATTGTCACGAGTACATTGAGGTATTGTAAAAACCAGTTTGCCGTAGCGGCGTATGCCTATGCCTCAGTGCCGACTTACCCATCGGGCCAAATAGGTTTCGTGATTGGCTCTCTGGACGGAACCACGAAATTAGATACACCGAATCTCGTTTTCTCTAGAGAAGAAGAGAAGGCGATGAATTTAAGGTACTATAATAGCGATATACATAAAGCGGCGTTCGTTTTACCCACGCATGTCAAATATCTGTTGGCATAA
- the LOC106132330 gene encoding uncharacterized protein LOC106132330: MAQSKVSLSWDAYRSNVCRGLSSLQQTEEFVDMTIAADGHFVKVHQVMLALASPYIKELISSIKCPHPVLFLNKISHTTLGLILEYIYTGQVLVSLENLTDLLVAGRELHIKGLEDMKLHEGLTLRQTNDDSENEDAQDDDVCYFEVADPGMEENTSEAEILGDAYNDMKCMANENDHMEELQEMHVIEHSEALSEADDQTADVKNSNLKKKVDTNAKVMQYTVSNKGSLQMILNRFVYYLKHTNRNNTRQWRCVDYVSHIKCPARVVTKNDMVLQRVAAHIHPFHDTKILKKVRRGAVFSALKDAKLQGTQNNDET, translated from the exons ATGGCGCAATCCAAAGTGTCCCTTTCATGGGACGCTTATAGAAGCAATGTTTGCAGAGGTTTGAGCTCCTTGCAACag ACTGAAGAATTTGTAGACATGACAATAGCAGCCGACGGGCATTTCGTGAAAGTCCACCAAGTAATGCTAGCTCTAGCAAGCCCTTACATCAAGGAACTCATATCTTCCATAAAGTGCCCGCACCCTGTtctctttttaaat AAAATATCACACACAACTCTGGGTTTGATACTGGAATATATTTACACTGGCCAAGTGTTGGTGTCGCTTGAGAACCTCACGGATCTGTTGGTGGCAGGGCGAGAACTACATATAAAAGGCCTGGAAGATATG AAATTACATGAAGGCCTCACTTTGAGGCAAACAAATGATGATTCTGAGAACGAGGATGCACAGGACGATGACGTGTGCTATTTTGAAGTGGCCGACCCGGGCATGGAAGAAAACACTTCGGAAGCTGAAAT TTTAGGCGATGCATACAATGACATGAAATGTATGGCCAATGAAAACGACCATATGGAGGAGTTGCAGGAAATGCATGTGATTGAGCATAGTGAAGCGTTGAGTGAAGCAGATGATCAGACTGCTGATGTTAAGAACTCTAACTTGAAGAAGAAAGTTGATACCA aCGCGAAAGTGATGCAGTACACCGTTTCGAACAAAGGCTCCTTACAGATGATACTAAACCGATTTGTATACTATCTTAAACACACGAACCGGAATAACACGAGGCAGTGGCGGTGTGTCGACTACGTGTCTCACATCAAATGTCCGGCCAGGGTGGTCACCAAAAACGATATGGTTTTACAGAG ggtCGCCGCACACATACATCCTTTCCACGACACGAAAATCCTGAAGAAAGTGCGTCGAGGCGCCGTGTTCTCAGCTTTGAAAGACGCGAAGTTACAAGGGACACAGAACAACGACGAAACATAg
- the LOC106132341 gene encoding DNA replication complex GINS protein PSF1 produces the protein MFAEKVIELLKEAERNRDTIDPFNDDKIRQILEEMKLLFNLNMNDANASSDNKLLWTTIQVRHSALERNKRCLLAYLYSRMEKIKTLRWEFGSVLPPDVRELLSDDEYTWFSKYSMNLASYMRSLGADIGYNGIDLTENLKPPKSLYIEVLCMSDYGKLELEDGDVIMLKKNSRHFLPTSECQTLIRQGVLKQIV, from the exons ATGTTTGCTGAGAAAGTAATAGAATTACTGAAAGAAGCTGAAAGGAATCGGGATACTATTGATCCATTTAAC GATGATAAAATTAGACAGATTTTGGAAGAAATGAAATTACTCTTCAACCTAAATATGAATGATGC AAATGCATCATCAGATAACAAGTTGTTATGGACCACGATACAAGTAAGACATTCAGCCTTAGAAAGAAACAAACGCTGTCTTCTCGCTTACCTCTACAGCCGCATGGAAAAAATTAAGACACTTAGATGGGAATTTGGCTCAGTATTACCTCCCGATGTCCGAGAATTATTATCAGACGATGAATATACATGGTTCTCAAAATATTCAATGAATCTAGCATCTTACATGCGTTCTCTGGGAGCTGATATTGGCTACAATGGTATAGATCTTACGGAAAATTTAAAACCTCCTAAATCATTGTATATTGAAGTGCTTTGTATGTCGGACTATGGAAAGTTGGAGTTGGAAGATGGTGATGTGATAATGTTGAAGAAAAATAGCAGACATTTCTTACCTACATCGGAGTGTCAGACATTAATAAGACAGGGTGTTTTGAAACAAATAGTGtaa